A portion of the Tamandua tetradactyla isolate mTamTet1 chromosome 16, mTamTet1.pri, whole genome shotgun sequence genome contains these proteins:
- the CFAP20 gene encoding cilia- and flagella-associated protein 20, with protein sequence MFKNTFQSGFLSILYSIGSKPLQIWDKKVRNGHIKRITDNDIQSLVLEIEGTNVSTTYITCPADPKKTLGIKLPFLVMIIKNLKKYFTFEVQVLDDKNVRRRFRASNYQSTTRVKPFICTMPMRLDDGWNQIQFNLSDFTRRAYGTNYIETLRVQIHANCRIRRVYFSDRLYSEDELPAEFKLYLPVQNKAKQ encoded by the exons ATGTTTAAAAACACGTTCCAGAGCGGTTTTCTCTCCATCCTCTACAGTATCGGCAGCAAGCCCCTGCAGATCTGGGACAAAAAG gtACGGAATGGCCACATCAAAAGAATCACTGATAATGACATCCAGTCCCTGGTGCTGGAGATTGAAGGAACCAATGTCAG TACCACATATATCACATGTCCTGCAGACCCAAAGAAGACACTGGGAATTAAACTTCCCTTCCTTGTCATGATTATCAAAAACCTGAAGAAATATTTTACCTTTGAAGTACAG GTACTAGATGACAAGAATGTGCGTCGGCGGTTTCGGGCAAGTAACTACCAGAGTACCACCCGGGTCAAACCTTTCATCTGTACCATGCCCATGAGGCTGGATGACGGCTGGAACCAGATTCAGTTCAACCTGTCAGACTTCACCCGGCGGGCTTACGGCACAAATTATATTGAAACCCTGAGAGTGCAG ATCCATGCAAACTGTCGCATCCGACGGGTTTACTTCTCAGACAGGCTCTACTCAGAAGATGAACTGCCAGCAGAATTCAAACTATATCTCCCTGTTCAGAACAAAGCAAAG CAATAA